A window of Variovorax sp. HW608 genomic DNA:
CAGCCGCAGCAGCGTTCCGTACAGCGCGCGATAGGCCTCGTCGATGTCGCTGGTGCCGAGCTGTCCTTCGAGCACCAGCTTGCGCAGCGACTCGGCCAGCATCATGTAGGCGCCCTTGTAGAACACCAGCGCATGGTCCGGAGAGCCGGGGGCCATGTGCTTGACCTCGCCGATGAAGATCTCGTGGTCGCCGGCCTCGTGACGGGCATGGACGGTGCATTCGAAGCTTGCGAGGCAATCGTCGATGAGCGGCGTTCCGAGCGGGCCGCGGCGCCAGGCGACGCCGTCGAACTTGTCCGTGACCTTGCTCGAAGCGAAACGGCCGGAAAGCGCATCCTGGCTCTGCGACAGGATGTTGATCGCGAAGCTGCCGGCCAGCGCGAAGGTCGGCAGCAGGCTGCTCGCCTTGCGCAGGCTGAACAGCACCAGCGGCGGCTCCAGCGAAACCGAGCTGAACGAGTTGCAGGTCAGGCCCGCGGGGCGTCCATCGGCGGCGTTCGTGGTGACGATGGCCACGCCCGTCGGGAAGCAGCCGAGCAACTGGCGGAACAGCTTGGGTTCGATGGCCTCGATCGTTTCGTGGCTCATGATGCCGGCGTCCCCTGGCGCTTGAAGAGTTGCACGATGTTCCCCTCGGGATCGCGCAGCGACAGCACCGCGCCATGCGAGCCCATGTCGCGCACGCCGAGCACCTCGCCGCCCGAGGCGGCGACACGCTCCGCGACGGCCGTGAAGTCTTCGACCTCGAACACCATCACGACGCCCGATGTCGCGGGAACCGCTTCCTCGCGGCAGGCCAGCGCGACGCTGGCGTTGCCCACGCCGTACTGGATCCAGCGGTCCTTGTCGCGGAACTTGAGCCTGAGGCCGAGCGCGGACTCGTAGAAGGAATGAAGCTCGCCCGGCCGATCGGCCACCACGAACACGTTCTGCAGGCGCTTGGGGGATTCCATGGCGGCGTCGCTCACTTGTTGTAGATGTTGGTCAGAGTGGCCTTCAGGAAGCCGCCGTCGACCACGATGTCCTGGCCGTTGACATAGGCCGAGGCGTCGCTGGCCAGGAAGGCCACGACCGAGCCGATGTCCTCCGGCCGGCCGATTCGGCGCGCCGGGATGCTCGACGTGCGGTTCTGCAAGGTCGCTTCGTCGCGGTAGTGCGGCTCCGACAGCGGCGTGCGGATCATCCCCGGGCTGACCGAGTTCGCACGGATGCCGCGCGGGCCCCATTCCACCGCCATCTGGTGCGTCAGCGCGCGCAAGGCTGCCTTGGTCGGGCCATAGGCGCCCACCCGGG
This region includes:
- a CDS encoding flavin reductase, whose product is MSHETIEAIEPKLFRQLLGCFPTGVAIVTTNAADGRPAGLTCNSFSSVSLEPPLVLFSLRKASSLLPTFALAGSFAINILSQSQDALSGRFASSKVTDKFDGVAWRRGPLGTPLIDDCLASFECTVHARHEAGDHEIFIGEVKHMAPGSPDHALVFYKGAYMMLAESLRKLVLEGQLGTSDIDEAYRALYGTLLRLACARASEAEVDAIEQAVDQIEQHQGEKALPQRIEAMASFFSSIALAGHNEALQLMARTMTAVLRERMTLVIPAHPRPDVFPLRRKVVARLRARDAEGAAAALDEFITALRAGETGQ
- a CDS encoding VOC family protein; translation: MESPKRLQNVFVVADRPGELHSFYESALGLRLKFRDKDRWIQYGVGNASVALACREEAVPATSGVVMVFEVEDFTAVAERVAASGGEVLGVRDMGSHGAVLSLRDPEGNIVQLFKRQGTPAS